The following are encoded together in the Oncorhynchus masou masou isolate Uvic2021 chromosome 5, UVic_Omas_1.1, whole genome shotgun sequence genome:
- the LOC135539470 gene encoding protein PET117 homolog, mitochondrial: MSTTSKVVLGVSVILTVSTVAGVHLKQNWDQERLHAGVLRDIERLERKRENLRVLEQQRSLTKELKAERDRRESGQQGSDQPQE; the protein is encoded by the exons ATGTCTACAACCTCTAAAGTTGTACTGGGTGTTTCTGTGATACTTACGGTGAGCACCGTTGCAGGAGTGCATCTCAAGCAAAACTGGGATCAAGAG AGACTTCATGCGGGAGTACTTAGAGACATTGAACgtttggagaggaagagagagaacctGCGAGTGCTCGAGCAACAAAGAAGTCTGACCAAGGAGCTCAAGGCAGAGCGCGACAGGAGAGAATCGGGGCAGCAGGGCTCCGACCAACCCCAG GAGTAA